In the genome of Geotrypetes seraphini chromosome 16, aGeoSer1.1, whole genome shotgun sequence, one region contains:
- the LOC117349727 gene encoding olfactory receptor 1F1-like: MAYDRYVAICHPLHYTLMMNKKICSSLIAASWIASALSVIPIDVSISQLSFCNFNKINHFFCDVNVLIKLSCSDVYSLEILILIEGIFVAVLPFMLILVSYTCIIKSILKIRSTESRSKAFSTCSSHLIVVILFYGTVCSMYMRPPSLYSPGLDKIFSLLYTVLIPMLNPIIYSLRNQEVKNALRKVRFGKQ, encoded by the coding sequence ATGGCCTATGATCGGTATGTGGCGATCTGCCACCCCTTGCACTATACACTCATGATGAACAAGAAAATATGCAGCTCACTCATTGCTGCTTCATGGATAGCCAGTGCTCTGAGTGTAATTCCTATAGATGTTTCTATATCTCAGTTATCTTTCTGCAACTTTAATAAAATTAACCATTTCTTCTGTGACGTTAATGTACTGATAAAGCTCTCCTGTAGTGATGTGTACAGCCTTGAAATTCTGATACTTATTGAAGGGATCTTTGTGGCAGTCCTTCCCTTTATGTTAATCCTAGTGTCATATACTTGCATTATCAAATCCATTCTGAAAATTCGGTCTACAGAGAGCAGAAGCAAAGCCTTTTCCACCTGTTCCTCCCACCTCATTGTGGTTATTCTTTTCTATGGGACTGTGTGCTCTATGTATATGAGACCACCCTCGTTGTACTCGCCAGGCTTAGACAAAATATTTTCTTTGCTCTACACAGTTTTAATTCCAATGTTAAATCCCATAATCTACAGTCTGAGAAATCAAGAAGTAAAAAATGCTCTGAGAAAGGTTAGATTTggaaaacaataa